From the Pelorhabdus rhamnosifermentans genome, the window GTTTTGCTGAAGGTGTAATAGGTTATACTTTTGGCAGTGGAATAACTACAAATGCTGCAGATTTTAACGATGTTGAAATTTCTTCCGCTTCGGTTGGATCTAAGAGCGGCAATTTAAAATGGGATACAGGGTGGGCTAAATTTAAAAATTGGCAGCTTAGCAAAAATCTTATGAACTATTATTTTGGACATGCAGGCTATCAATTTAATAATGTATTTTCGATGGCGGCTGAGTATGGCAAAAATACGGAGGCAGCAACTGATGGTACATATTGGTTCCTCAAAGGAGTATATGGTGCGCAGTCCTTAAATGCAGCAAATAAACAGAATTTTACAGTTCAGTATCTTCATGCCTCACAGAACTCACTTAATGGATGTTATACAGGATTTGATGATCAAGCTCACGTTGATGCAAATGATGGAACAAATGGCCATGGTTGGAATTTTCTTGATTTTGCGTATAGATATGCTTTCAGCAATAATATGGTGGGGAAAATTGAATATGGTAAAATTATTGATCAACAAAATTCAAAGGAAGATTATCACTTCTATAAGTTTCAATTGATCTATAAAATATAATTTATAAAAATTTGGGGTGAAAACTTTGAAAAAAATTATTGTTAGCGATCAAGCACCAAAAGCGATAGGACCATATTCGCAGGCAGTTTATGTAGATAAGTTACTTTTCATATCAGGACAATTACCTATTGAGCCTGCCAACGGGACTATGCCAGATGATATTAAGGCACAAACTAAGCAGTCTTTGAAGAATATAAAGGCAATTCTTGAAACTGCTGGGTTAAGCATGGATAGTGTAATTAAAACGACAGTTTATTTAAAAGATTTAGGCGATTTCGCGGAGGTCAACGACATGTATGCAACATTTTTCAAGCAAAACCCTCCCGCTCGTGTGTGTGTTGAGATTTCTCGTTTGCCTAAAGACGCTTTGGTTGAAATTGACGCTATAGCCTACAATGGGAGCAAAAGCGTAAAATAGATTGTTTGTTTTATACATTAAAAAAATCAATTAAAATGGGGATCTATTAATGATGGAAAGTTTAGAGAAGAGTGCGGAAATTGCAATTCGTCAATGTATGGGGGTAAAATCGGGGGAAAGTGTCCTGGTAGTTGCAGATAAAAAACTTCGTAATATTGGTCTAGCACTTTGGGAAAAAGCAGTTGATGTCGGTGTAGAAGCGATATATATGGAAATGACGGCTCGCAAAGAGAATGGTGAAGAACCACCTGCTGCTGTCGCTGCAGCCATGCTTGCTGCAGATGTGGTTTTAGGAGTCACTTCTCGTTCTTTTACTCATACTGTTGCTCGTAAACAGGCCAGTAAAAATGGTGCGAGAATAGCTACATTACCAGGTATAACAGAAAAAATGCTGCAACGCACACTGAATGCTGATTATATGGCTATAGCTAGAATGAGCAAAAAATTGGCTAAAGTTCTGACAGATGGTAAGCTTGTTCATATATTTACACCTGAGGGCACGAATATTAGTATATCTATTGAGGAACGCTCGGGTTATCCAGATACGGGTATCCTTCACGATGCTGGTGATTTTGGTAACTTACCGGCAGGGGAAGCTTATATTGCTCCTAAAGAAGGAACCGCTAATGGCGTAATTGTCGTTGATGGTAGTATGGGGAGTATCGGTATCTTACAAAAGCCTATCAAATTAACAGTAGAAAAAGGTTATGTAACTAAAATTGAGGGCGAGCAGGACGCGAAAAAACTTAAGCTTATTTTGGATAAATATGACAAAGAGGCAAGGAATATTGCCGAATTAGGTATTGGTACTAATCCACAGGCTTCGTTGTCCGGACGTGTTTTAGAGGATGAAAAAGTCATGGGGACTGTTCATTTGGCTATTGGTAGTAATATCGGATTTGGTGGGTTAGTCCAGGTGCCGATTCATTTGGATGGAATTCTTTTAAAGCCGACTCTTATTATTGATGAGCAAGTTATAATAAAAGATGGTAAATGCTTAACTTCTTGAAAAAAACGGGAAAAAAGATGTATTACCGAAAGAACAACTATTATTGTTAATTGATTAGAATGATAAATAGCAAAAGTGTAAGTTCCGAATATTATTTTATATATGGGACTTACACTTTTTATCTTCTATATTATTTGGTGACAAAGCAGTTAGGTGTTTATTTTTTGAGTGACTTGCGGTAGAGTGAGGATAGTCCATAGCGCTTGTCCTTTCTGTGTAATGTGTTCTTTGCAAAACCATCTTTGCACAGCTACAATCTCTATGGACATTTTTTTTAGTTCAATTTCATTTTACAATGAACAAAAAAATAATTATTGTTAATTAGAAATAGTAATAAGTAAACTATATATAATTGCTATATTAAGGTATATAGGCAGGCAAAACCCGTCTTAAATAATTTCAAAAAGAAACAGTTGCAAAAAGCAATTAATAATGGTAAGATGTTTCCAGGAGGTGTATTCCATGAATTTTACGACTCCAAGCCAACGGCTTAGAGAAACTACACGATTACTTATTCGAAAACTGGGGGTTTTAGAAAGAAGCGAAGCTACTTGCTGCAGTATTACATTAACTCAATGTAATACGATTGTCGAAACAGGAAGGCGACAGCAAATATCTGTTAATGAATTAGCAGAATTGCTGAATCTGGATAAAAGCACTGTAAGTAGAACGGTAGATCAGTTGGTAAATAAAGAATTGATCATCCGAGAGCCTGACTCAAATGACCGGCGTTATGTCGCTTTGCGGCTTACCGCTCAAGGTGAAGAATTATTTCACGACATTGAGCAGCGCATGGAAAAGTATTTTACCGAAATTCTAGATTCCATATCTGAAGAGAAGCAGGAGCAAGTAATAGAAAGCTTGCAGCTTTTAGCCGAAGCATTGAAAGGCAGAAGGTGTTGCTAGAGATACGATGAAAGGGGGAATGATTGATGTTCGAGCCTTTTTCTGATGTAGTAGTATATCAATGGTTAGGCTTTTCATCAGCTGACCGGTTGGGATCTGCACTTCATTTTTTTGTTGCCGATACACCGCAAATACTGGTATTGCTTATGGTTGCCATTTTTATCATATCAGTTATCCGATCTTATTTTCCGCCGGAAAAAACCAAGAAATTTCTTAGTCGACGTCAGAGCTTTTTCGGAAATATATTAGCTGCCCTGATTGGTATTATTACCCCATTTTGTTCTTGCTCGGCTGTTCCGTTATTTATTGGCTTTATAGAAGCAGGCGTACCCCTTGGCGTTACATTTTCGTTTTTAATTGCCTCACCGATGGTCAATGAGGTGGCCTTGATTTTACTGTTTGGCTTGTTTGGCTGGAAAATTGCGCTTCTTTATATGGTGAGTGGCGTGGTTATTGCCATTATTGCCGGAATAATTATTGGCAGGTTGGGGCTTGAACACTTGCTGGAAGACTATTCAGGTTATGAAGAAAGCAAGAATAGCATAATCCAAGAGCTTACATTTAAAGAAAGGTGCGGACAGGCAAAAGCATTTACAATCGAATTACTGCGGTATATTGCACCCTACATTGTTATTGCCATTGCTATAGGCGGCCTGATTCACGGCTATGTGCCGGATGATTTTATTGCCCGGTATGCTGGACCTGATAATATTTTTGCAGTTCCTTTGGTAGTATTGCTCGGGGTTCCGCTTTATAACAGTGCTAGCGGGATGGTACCAATTGTCTATTCACTTATAGAAAAGGGATTACCACTTGGCACTGCATTGGCTTTTATGATGGCTGTCTCTGCGATTAGCTTTCCTGAAATGATTATTTTACGCAAAGTTCTGAGGCTAAAATTAATTGCTATTTTTGCCGGAATCCTAACGGTTGCCATTATTTTTACTGGTTATCTATTTAATCTAATCAGCTAAAATGGGGGAGAGAAAAGATGAAACAAGATATTCGTGAAACCGTTCAACAAAGATATGCCAAATTGATTGTCGAAAAATCATGTTCTAGCAGTCCCAAAAGTTGTTGTGGCGACTTAGCTAGTAAGACTGCACAACAAATAACAGATGGGTTGTATCACACCGATGAGGTAGCTGGATTACCTGAAAATATGCTTGCACTGTCTTTGGGCTGTGGCAATCCTACATCACTAGGCCCATTGTATGCAGGAGAAGTAGTCCTTGACTTAGGCAGCGGGGCCGGATTAGATGTATTGCTTTCTGCTCGAAGAGTCGGACCAACGGGAAAAGCCTATGGCTTGGATATGACCGATGAGATGCTTGAAGTCGCCCGAGTCAATCAGAAAAAAGCAGGCATTGAAAACGCCGAATTCTTAAAAGGGCATATTGAGGCCATCCCTTTAGAAACAGAAAGTATCGATGTCGTCGTTTCCAATTGTGTCATTAATTTATCAGGCGATAAAGACAAAGTGATGCGGGAGATCGCCAGGGTATTAAAGCCTGGTGGGCGGATTGCCGTTTCTGATATTGTCATTAAAAAAGCACTACCGAAAAAGATACAGGAAAATGTTTTGGCATGGGTCGGCTGCATTGCTGGCGCACTGACAGAAGAAGAATATCGCCATAAACTAGAAAAAGCCGGGTTAAAAAATATTGAATGTATTGTGACAAAAGAATACGATTTTGCAGACCTTCTTGCTAAGAATAATATTTCTTTATCGCCAGAAGAATGGGCGGATGCTAAGGGTTCTTTGGTCAGCGCTTTTATTAGAGCTAAGAAACCGGCTCGTGAATGGACTCCTGGGATCGATTATACCATTCGCCAAGCAACAGATAATGATTGGCCTGGAATACGGGATGTATTGACGGCTAGCGGACTGCCGATAGTCGGATTAGATTTAAACATCCATCATTTTATCGTTGCTGATCGTGGGCCAATCATAGGTGTGTTAGGAGCTCAGTACGAGCAGAACAAAGCATTGATCCGTTCGTTCGCAGTAATTTCAGAATTGCGAAAAGCGGGTGTTGGTATGGCTTTATGGCACCAAATGCAAATTCAATTGAAAAGCAAAAGAATAGCAGAGGCTTACTTACTGACAGAGACGGCTCAAGATTATTTTAAACGGACAGGATTTTATGAAATCAACCGTGCTGAAGTGCCACTTTCCTTACTCAAAGAATCAGGGCTTGATCAAGCCTGTCCGTGTACGAGCCATTGTATGAAGCTGTTGTTCTAACCGTTTTTCGATTACAAGTGAGAGAAGGGGAATGAATTGAAGGAAAAGATTCGACAGTATGCGCTATCAGCGGGAGCTCATTTGGTCGGTTTTGCAGATGCCGATGATTTGAAAGAGGCACCCGAAGGCTTTCAACCCACGAACATTATGCCAGAAGTTCAAAGCGTGATCGTTTTAGGGAAAGCATTGACTGTTGGGACTGTATTTTCAAAGAACAAGGCTGTTTATACGATGCAAGGAGATACAATTGTAAAAGATTTAGATTCATTAGCAAGTCAAGTCGCGTACTTTATTGAGAGGCAGGGCGGATTAGCTATGACTATTCCAACCGATGCACCTTATTTTTATTGGGATGAGGAACGAAAACATGGCATGGGTATTCTGTCTCACCGTCATGCTGCGGTTAAAGCGGGTCTAGGTGTTATTGGTAAAAGCGCTTTGTTAATTACCCCTGAGTATGGAAGTCGGATCACCTTGGTAACCATTCTGACCGATTTGAAATTGGCGGCGGATTCTCTAATGAACAATAATCTCTGTCCGCCAGCCTGTAAACGGTGCGTCGATGCCTGCCCAACGAAAGCATTAAGTGGAAATGGTTCAGTAGAACAAAAATTGTGTCGAAGTCACGTAGGCACAACATCAGACAGAGGACATGATTTGGTAAATTGCTGGAATTGCCGCGTTGTGTGTCCGCATACAGGCAATCAAGCTAATAATGCCTAAGGATCTTTTACAGTAAAAGGGGTAGCAACTTTGGGGTTGCTGCCTTTTTATTATGGCTAATATGATCGACAAACATTGGGCAAAATAATTTTTTATTGTCACGAAAATTGAGCAGGATAATATACTATACTATAGAATATCACTATATGAACATACGGTGATATAAAAAGGAGGATTCAATTATGAAAAAGATTGAAATTTTTGAAGTGGCGTTGTGCTGTTCAACAGGAGTGTGTGGTCCCTCTGTTAATGAGGACTTGCTTCGCATTACAGCCGCTGTTAATAAAATTAATGCCAGCGGTGGCAACGCTATCTGCTATAACCTGAATAGTAATCCTGATGTGTATGTAAAAAACGTTATTGTTAATGAGCTGTTAATGAAGGATGGTGAAACAGTACTTCCTATCACTTTATTAGACGGAATCGTTGTGAAAACCAAGGCTTATCCGTCAAATAATGAATTAGCGGACTGGAGTGGCATTGCTTTGTCAACTGACGCATCGTCCAATGATTGTGGTTGTAATTCGGCCTGTTGCGGAGACTCTGAAAGTGGGTGCTGCTGACAGTAAGGAGGGAGAGTGTACAATGCTGAAACTATACGAACCAGCAAAACTTGATTTAAAAAAGTACATTTTTTTTACAGGAAAAGGTGGGGTTGGAAAGACTTCTACGGCCTGTGCTACAGCTGTAACCTTTGCTGATCGTGGCAATAAGGTACTTCTTATCAGTACCGATCCAGCTTCGAATCTCCAGGATGTTTTTGAAACAACGCTTGACAATAAAGGCGTTCAAATTCAGGGTGTTCCCAATTTAACCGTTCTAAATTTAGATCCTATACAAGCTGCGTATGAGTATAAAGAATCTGTGGTAGGTCCTTACAAAGGAAAATTGCCTGAATCGGTCATAAAAAACATGGAAGAACAGTTATCAGGCGCATGTACTGTAGAAATAGCGGCATTCAATGAGTTTTCCAATTATCTTACCAATAAGGAACTGGAAGCAAAATATGACTATATTATCTTTGACACGGCACCGACCGGACATACTTTAAGGATGTTGCAGCTGCCTACAGCCTGGTCAACGTTTATTAGTGAGAGTCAGCACGGAGCTAGCTGTCTGGGACAATTGGCAGGGCTTGAAGACAAAAAGGATATGTACAAAAATGCAGTAAACAACCTGGCAAATGCTGAACTCACCACATTGGTGCTTATCGCCAAACCTGAGTATTCACCACTGTTTGAAGCCAGCAAAACATCTCATGAACTTAAAGAATTAGGTGTAAAGAATCAGATACTGATCATTAATGGAATATTTGAAGGAGATGCCGGTCTTTGTGATATATCCAAACGTTTGGTGGAAAAACAAACAACTGCTCTTCAAAATATTCCTGAAGAGATTAGAAATCTACCTGCATACAAGATTCCTCTGCGTGACTATAATGTTACCGGCATAGAAAAAATCCGGTTAATGTTAAAATCAAATTTCCTGACCGATAGTAGTGAAGTTGTTGAAATCAAAGGCTATCATAAGCTGAATGAATTAATAGGATACCTTCATGCTCAAAACAAAAAAGTCCTATTTACCATGGGAAAAGGCGGAGTAGGTAAAACGACTTTAGCTGCAAGTATTGCTTTAGGTTTGATTGCAAGGGGGGAAAAAGTGCATCTTACAACAACTGATCCGGCCAATCATCTCAAGCTGCTGGTCGAATCGACTGAGAATTTAACGGTAAGCAGCATCAATCCTGAGGAGGCAGTAAAAAAATACCGACAAGATGTACTTGAAAAAGCAAAACAAACAATGAGTCAAGAAGATCTATCCTATATTGAAGAAGATTTGCGGTCGCCGTGCACGCAGGAAATTGCCATTTTCAATGTGTTCGCCAGTATCGTAGATGCATGTGACGAGGAAGTGGTCGTCATTGATACGGCACCAACCGGTCATACTCTTTTACTGCTGGATGCTACCGAAACTTATCATAAGGAAGTTGCGCGCATCAAAGGAGATCTGCCTGATGCGGTGAAAAAGCTGCTGCCAAGGCTTAGAAATGCTCAGGAAACAGAGGTGATTATCGTTACATTACCTGAGGCAACCCCTGTCTATGAAGCGCAAAGGCTTGAAGAAGATCTTAAGAGAGCAGGAATACACACCAATTGGTGGATCGTAAACTCAAGTTTTAGTCTGGTTGATACGGAGCAACCCTTGCTAACCGCCAAAGCCAAGGCTGAACGAATGTGGATCAATAGGGTATATGATTTGGCAAAAGGCCATATCGTGTTATTGCCTTGGCTGAAAGAGAATATTACAGCCAAGACGCTGCCGAAGTTTTTCGAATAAATGAAATAGGTGATGGAGATATGGACGTAATTGAAATACTGAAAGCTTTGAGTGATGAAAACAGACTTCGAATTTTAAATTTATTAAACCATGGTGAACTGTGCGTATGTGATATTGAGAGAATTACACAGCTGTCCCAATCCAATTTGTCCAAACATTTAAACAAGCTAAGAATGACCGGACTTATTAAAGCCAAAAAGCGGGCACAATGGGTATTTTACTCTTTGAATGAAGATTGCTTTTTACAATATAGTTTTTTAAAAGCTTTATTTAACGTCGATATTCAACAAGTAAGACACTATGAGAAGGATATTGCTGCGAAAAATGCCATCGAAGATCTAACCTGTGGTGTCTGAACCAATAAATTTCTGAAAAAGATTATAAAAAGAGGTGACTGCGATGACGGAAAAGCGACTAGATTTTTTTGAACGATATTTAAGCATTTGGGTATTTATTTGTATTGTCATCGGTATCCTGTTCGGTAAAATGTTTCCGGGATTAGTGACTACTTTGAGTCAAATGGAAATAAGCCACGTTAATTTGCCGATTGCTGTACTCATTTGGTTGATGATTTATCCGATGATGCTAAAAATTGACTTTTCGGCGATACTAAAAGTCGGAGAGAAACCAAAGGGAATTTTTATTACACTGTTTGTGAACTGGATTATCAAGCCCTTTAGCATGGCTTTCCTTGGGTGGTTATTTTTTAAAAACCTTTTTTTACCATTTATAGGAACGGATTTAGCCAATCAATATGTTGCAGGCGTTATTATACTTGCAGCAGCCCCCTGCACGGCCATGGTATTTGTCTGGAGCTATCTTACTGATGGCGATTCCGCCTATACGCTTGTTCAGGTTGCGTTGAACGACTTAATTATGCTGCTTTTGTTTGCACCAATCGTCATGTTTTTGCTAGGTGTTTCGAACATTGTTGTTCCGAAAGATGTTCTCTTTATGTCGGTAGTCCTTTATATTGTCATCCCGTTAGTTGCTGGATATTTTACGCGGCGGTTCTTGCTTGGTACTAAAGGCGAAGCATGGTTTCATACTCGTTTTTTGGCTCCTCTAAAACCAGTCACGATCATAGCACTTTTGGCTACGCTCATCATTATTTTTGCTTTTCAGGGTGAAGTTATTTTAGGCAACTGGTTTAATATTATTTTAATTGCCATTCCGATCACCATTCAGGTGTATTTCAACTCTTCTCTCGCGTATTTTTTAGCTAAATATTTTAAAGTACCGCACTGTATAGCAGCTCCGGGAGCTCTGATCGGTGCCAGCAATTTCTTTGAACTTGCCGTAGCCGTTAGTATCTCCTTGTTTGGATTAACGTCAGGCGCCACCCTGGCCACTGTTGTCGGCGTATTGGTTGAAGTTCCTGTCATGCTATCGGTGTGCAATTTTTGCAATCGAACGAAGCATTGGTTTGATAAGGAAAAATTGATAAAATAACAGAATAGGGGCAAACGGACAGCCAGTGGCTGTCCGCACTATTTGTCTCTGATTGGAGGAATAACATTGAAAGAAAAAGTTCTATTTCTTTGTACACATAATTCGGCAAGATCGCAGATGGCCGAAGCGTTGTTACGCGCTCTAAAAGGAGATCGCTATGAGTCATTTAGTGCAGGAACTTTACCTGGAAAACTTAATCCTTATGTTGTTAGAGCCATGGCAGAGATGGGAGTGGATTTATCTAGCCATTACGCTAAAAGTTTGAATCAATTTCTTCATGATGATTTTGATTATATTGTTACTGTTTGTGATCATGCCCAAGAAAGTTGTCCCTATTTTCCTGGAGGAAGAAAGAAAATACACCAAAGTTTTGCCGATCCATCTAGTTTTACAGGAACAGATGATGAAATTATGGAAGGAGTACGACGTGTTAGAGATGAAATAAAAGAATGGATCATGACTGCATTTAAATAAAGCCTATCGCTTGATAAATTCGATAAGGAGATACAACTGTTATGTGCAATAGATGTGAACGCGTGGTAATTATTACAGGAGCAGCATCAGGAATTGGGAAAGTCCTATCCATGACTTCGGCAAATAACGGTTATCATGTTTTTTTATTTGATCGTGATGAGGATAAGCTGGTACAAGCCGTTCGTGATGAATTGACAACTGATAAAGCTGATTTTTTTGTCGGCGATGTTACTATAAAGAGCGACGTTGATGCGGCACTGGAAAGATGTATTGAAAAATTCGGTCGTGTTGATGCATTAGTTTCTAATGCGGGTATAATGGAAAAAGCAGAGTTTCTTGAAATGACGGAAGATCAATGGAATAAAACAATGGATGTGAACTTAAAAGGAACCTTCCTTTGGGGGCAGACAGCGGCCAAATGGATGGTTGAGAATCATCAAAGTGGTAGCATCGTAAATATTGCTTGTATGAGGGCTAGTCTTGTAGGAAAGCGTATGGCGGCATATGCAGCGTCAAAGGCTGGCGTTCGAACGCTAACTAAAGCAATGGCTGTTGAATTAGCTCCTTATCAAATAACTGTTAATGCAATTGAACCAGGCAGGACTTCTACCGATCTTTTAAAAAAACATATTACCGATATTAATGGGGAAGCTTTACGCCAAAAACTTATTCCGCTTGGAAGATTTGCTATGCCCGAGGAAATCGCTCAAACAGTACTCTTCTTAATTTCTGAGCAGGCAAAATATATTACGGGAGCATCTATTCCTGTAGATGGTGGATATAGTATTGCAAAGGATTAACATTTGTTTATGTATACTTATTATTGTAAGAGACTGCGATGAATTATCAAAATATTTTAAACTACCGTGATGTTTATCACGGCAGTTTTTTTTGTCTTATTATATAATCAGATTGTTAAAATTTGAACTAGAAGAAGTCGCTTATGTATTTGGAGAAGCTGATATTTCTATAATCTTAGTCTTGTCCATTAGAAGATACGGTTGCTGCAATTCTTTTCATTGCCATTCCAAATGCACATATCAAAAAAGAAAGAGGTGTAAACATGGGCTATTGTCTAGACAAGGATGGATTCAATCAGGTATTAAATGAATGGTCGAAAGAATATATCGTCTATGCTCCCAAGCTTTTTAAGGGTGGGGGGAATTTCTCGGATACTGATCGCATCCGTTACGGAGAAATCCATACAGTTGAAGAAATTATTTTTGACCGTAAATCGGATTACTCGTTTAAGGAGGTATTGCTGCCTTTGTCGCAGACGTTGTTCTTTTTTACCGAGAATATGGTAAAAGAAGCTGATTTTCCGAAAAAAGGGGCAGTTATTTTATTGCGCAGCTGCGATCTTAATGCTGTGAAGCGGCTGGATGCAATTTATCTTGAAAACGGCTCTGAAGATTACTATTATAAACGCCTGCGGGATAAAGTAAAGTTTATCTTGATTGGCTGTGAGCATTCCTTTGAAAACTGTTTTTGTGTCGACATGGGAACCAACAGCGTCGACAGTTATGATGCTTACCTTGAATTTAAGAACGGTGAAATATTTGTGGATAATCATAATGATGCGTGGAAAACATTATTTACTGCGCATAGTATTGGAACGCCTGCTGTAATTCCTTCCTATGTAACCAAAAATGAGACG encodes:
- a CDS encoding RidA family protein — translated: MKKIIVSDQAPKAIGPYSQAVYVDKLLFISGQLPIEPANGTMPDDIKAQTKQSLKNIKAILETAGLSMDSVIKTTVYLKDLGDFAEVNDMYATFFKQNPPARVCVEISRLPKDALVEIDAIAYNGSKSVK
- a CDS encoding aminopeptidase — translated: MMESLEKSAEIAIRQCMGVKSGESVLVVADKKLRNIGLALWEKAVDVGVEAIYMEMTARKENGEEPPAAVAAAMLAADVVLGVTSRSFTHTVARKQASKNGARIATLPGITEKMLQRTLNADYMAIARMSKKLAKVLTDGKLVHIFTPEGTNISISIEERSGYPDTGILHDAGDFGNLPAGEAYIAPKEGTANGVIVVDGSMGSIGILQKPIKLTVEKGYVTKIEGEQDAKKLKLILDKYDKEARNIAELGIGTNPQASLSGRVLEDEKVMGTVHLAIGSNIGFGGLVQVPIHLDGILLKPTLIIDEQVIIKDGKCLTS
- a CDS encoding MarR family winged helix-turn-helix transcriptional regulator, coding for MNFTTPSQRLRETTRLLIRKLGVLERSEATCCSITLTQCNTIVETGRRQQISVNELAELLNLDKSTVSRTVDQLVNKELIIREPDSNDRRYVALRLTAQGEELFHDIEQRMEKYFTEILDSISEEKQEQVIESLQLLAEALKGRRCC
- a CDS encoding permease, with translation MFEPFSDVVVYQWLGFSSADRLGSALHFFVADTPQILVLLMVAIFIISVIRSYFPPEKTKKFLSRRQSFFGNILAALIGIITPFCSCSAVPLFIGFIEAGVPLGVTFSFLIASPMVNEVALILLFGLFGWKIALLYMVSGVVIAIIAGIIIGRLGLEHLLEDYSGYEESKNSIIQELTFKERCGQAKAFTIELLRYIAPYIVIAIAIGGLIHGYVPDDFIARYAGPDNIFAVPLVVLLGVPLYNSASGMVPIVYSLIEKGLPLGTALAFMMAVSAISFPEMIILRKVLRLKLIAIFAGILTVAIIFTGYLFNLIS
- the arsM gene encoding arsenite methyltransferase, with the translated sequence MKQDIRETVQQRYAKLIVEKSCSSSPKSCCGDLASKTAQQITDGLYHTDEVAGLPENMLALSLGCGNPTSLGPLYAGEVVLDLGSGAGLDVLLSARRVGPTGKAYGLDMTDEMLEVARVNQKKAGIENAEFLKGHIEAIPLETESIDVVVSNCVINLSGDKDKVMREIARVLKPGGRIAVSDIVIKKALPKKIQENVLAWVGCIAGALTEEEYRHKLEKAGLKNIECIVTKEYDFADLLAKNNISLSPEEWADAKGSLVSAFIRAKKPAREWTPGIDYTIRQATDNDWPGIRDVLTASGLPIVGLDLNIHHFIVADRGPIIGVLGAQYEQNKALIRSFAVISELRKAGVGMALWHQMQIQLKSKRIAEAYLLTETAQDYFKRTGFYEINRAEVPLSLLKESGLDQACPCTSHCMKLLF
- a CDS encoding epoxyqueuosine reductase, whose protein sequence is MKEKIRQYALSAGAHLVGFADADDLKEAPEGFQPTNIMPEVQSVIVLGKALTVGTVFSKNKAVYTMQGDTIVKDLDSLASQVAYFIERQGGLAMTIPTDAPYFYWDEERKHGMGILSHRHAAVKAGLGVIGKSALLITPEYGSRITLVTILTDLKLAADSLMNNNLCPPACKRCVDACPTKALSGNGSVEQKLCRSHVGTTSDRGHDLVNCWNCRVVCPHTGNQANNA
- the arsD gene encoding arsenite efflux transporter metallochaperone ArsD is translated as MKKIEIFEVALCCSTGVCGPSVNEDLLRITAAVNKINASGGNAICYNLNSNPDVYVKNVIVNELLMKDGETVLPITLLDGIVVKTKAYPSNNELADWSGIALSTDASSNDCGCNSACCGDSESGCC
- the arsA gene encoding arsenical pump-driving ATPase, with protein sequence MLKLYEPAKLDLKKYIFFTGKGGVGKTSTACATAVTFADRGNKVLLISTDPASNLQDVFETTLDNKGVQIQGVPNLTVLNLDPIQAAYEYKESVVGPYKGKLPESVIKNMEEQLSGACTVEIAAFNEFSNYLTNKELEAKYDYIIFDTAPTGHTLRMLQLPTAWSTFISESQHGASCLGQLAGLEDKKDMYKNAVNNLANAELTTLVLIAKPEYSPLFEASKTSHELKELGVKNQILIINGIFEGDAGLCDISKRLVEKQTTALQNIPEEIRNLPAYKIPLRDYNVTGIEKIRLMLKSNFLTDSSEVVEIKGYHKLNELIGYLHAQNKKVLFTMGKGGVGKTTLAASIALGLIARGEKVHLTTTDPANHLKLLVESTENLTVSSINPEEAVKKYRQDVLEKAKQTMSQEDLSYIEEDLRSPCTQEIAIFNVFASIVDACDEEVVVIDTAPTGHTLLLLDATETYHKEVARIKGDLPDAVKKLLPRLRNAQETEVIIVTLPEATPVYEAQRLEEDLKRAGIHTNWWIVNSSFSLVDTEQPLLTAKAKAERMWINRVYDLAKGHIVLLPWLKENITAKTLPKFFE
- a CDS encoding ArsR/SmtB family transcription factor, translated to MDVIEILKALSDENRLRILNLLNHGELCVCDIERITQLSQSNLSKHLNKLRMTGLIKAKKRAQWVFYSLNEDCFLQYSFLKALFNVDIQQVRHYEKDIAAKNAIEDLTCGV
- the arsB gene encoding ACR3 family arsenite efflux transporter, whose product is MTEKRLDFFERYLSIWVFICIVIGILFGKMFPGLVTTLSQMEISHVNLPIAVLIWLMIYPMMLKIDFSAILKVGEKPKGIFITLFVNWIIKPFSMAFLGWLFFKNLFLPFIGTDLANQYVAGVIILAAAPCTAMVFVWSYLTDGDSAYTLVQVALNDLIMLLLFAPIVMFLLGVSNIVVPKDVLFMSVVLYIVIPLVAGYFTRRFLLGTKGEAWFHTRFLAPLKPVTIIALLATLIIIFAFQGEVILGNWFNIILIAIPITIQVYFNSSLAYFLAKYFKVPHCIAAPGALIGASNFFELAVAVSISLFGLTSGATLATVVGVLVEVPVMLSVCNFCNRTKHWFDKEKLIK
- a CDS encoding arsenate reductase ArsC, which codes for MKEKVLFLCTHNSARSQMAEALLRALKGDRYESFSAGTLPGKLNPYVVRAMAEMGVDLSSHYAKSLNQFLHDDFDYIVTVCDHAQESCPYFPGGRKKIHQSFADPSSFTGTDDEIMEGVRRVRDEIKEWIMTAFK
- a CDS encoding SDR family NAD(P)-dependent oxidoreductase; translation: MCNRCERVVIITGAASGIGKVLSMTSANNGYHVFLFDRDEDKLVQAVRDELTTDKADFFVGDVTIKSDVDAALERCIEKFGRVDALVSNAGIMEKAEFLEMTEDQWNKTMDVNLKGTFLWGQTAAKWMVENHQSGSIVNIACMRASLVGKRMAAYAASKAGVRTLTKAMAVELAPYQITVNAIEPGRTSTDLLKKHITDINGEALRQKLIPLGRFAMPEEIAQTVLFLISEQAKYITGASIPVDGGYSIAKD